Proteins from a genomic interval of Methanofollis formosanus:
- a CDS encoding NAD(P)/FAD-dependent oxidoreductase: MDICIIGGGLTGLVAALSLSETSEVTVLEKKPILGGCMASYQRDRYWIEQYYHHCFAGDRHLFSLLDDLGLGDRLEWLKGSTGYYVDGTVHPLTSPIEILRYPHLSFIDKARLGVLTLRAKGLDLGSLDDVPAGEYIRDHLGDRVYASFFEPLLRSKFGDRRDEVSAAWLISRIAIRSDRGVEGERLGYLNGGWHLLIDGLEERLLSKGCTIEKGTPAVSLEHTGGKWLVNDRAYDAVLATIPPQEIGRISGDKTFAALPYQGAACMTIGLDRDVTDGIYWLNMKDTAPYGAVVTHTNFAPRDRYSEEVVYLASYFAGKPAQGLKERMLVDFCRRFSVPEGAIHWSELAVESFAGPVYTTGFARIIPAYEERGLYLAGMFSRPNYPERSMEGSIIAGLEVAERIRGGPHD, from the coding sequence ATGGATATTTGTATCATCGGGGGGGGGCTCACCGGACTCGTCGCCGCCCTCTCCCTCTCAGAGACCTCAGAGGTCACCGTCCTTGAAAAAAAACCGATCCTCGGGGGTTGCATGGCGTCGTACCAGCGGGACAGGTACTGGATCGAGCAGTACTATCACCACTGCTTTGCCGGCGACCGTCACCTCTTCTCCCTCCTCGACGATCTCGGCCTCGGAGATCGTCTCGAGTGGCTCAAGGGCTCGACCGGTTATTATGTGGACGGGACGGTCCACCCGCTGACGAGTCCTATAGAGATCCTCAGGTACCCGCACCTCTCCTTCATCGACAAGGCCCGCCTCGGAGTGCTTACCCTCAGGGCAAAGGGACTCGATCTCGGTTCCCTCGACGACGTCCCGGCCGGGGAGTATATCAGGGACCACCTTGGCGACCGCGTCTACGCCTCCTTCTTCGAACCGCTGCTTCGCAGCAAGTTCGGGGACCGGCGGGATGAGGTCTCGGCTGCATGGCTCATCTCCAGGATCGCCATCCGGTCCGACCGGGGGGTCGAAGGGGAGCGGCTCGGCTACCTGAACGGCGGTTGGCACCTGCTCATCGACGGCCTTGAAGAACGGCTCCTCAGCAAAGGGTGCACCATCGAGAAAGGAACTCCGGCCGTCTCCCTGGAACACACCGGTGGAAAATGGCTGGTGAACGACCGGGCATACGACGCCGTCCTTGCCACGATCCCCCCGCAGGAGATCGGGCGGATCAGCGGGGACAAGACCTTCGCCGCCCTCCCGTACCAGGGCGCGGCCTGCATGACCATCGGGCTGGACCGGGACGTAACCGACGGGATCTACTGGCTGAATATGAAGGACACGGCGCCGTACGGTGCTGTGGTCACCCATACCAACTTCGCACCGAGAGACCGCTACAGCGAGGAAGTCGTCTATCTTGCCTCGTATTTCGCCGGAAAACCAGCGCAGGGGTTGAAAGAGCGGATGCTCGTCGACTTCTGCCGCAGGTTCTCGGTACCCGAAGGGGCAATCCACTGGAGCGAACTCGCCGTCGAATCCTTCGCCGGCCCGGTCTACACCACCGGATTCGCCCGGATCATCCCGGCCTACGAGGAGCGGGGGCTGTACCTTGCCGGGATGTTCTCGCGTCCCAACTACCCGGAACGTTCGATGGAAGGTTCGATCATTGCCGGGCTCGAGGTGGCGGAACGGATCAGAGGGGGGCCCCATGACTGA
- a CDS encoding tubulin/FtsZ family protein produces MRVFFIGFGQAGGKVVDMFIEQDRRSGSNNFRGIVVNTARTDLMGLKNIEMKDRILIGQTVVKGHGVGTDNVTGARIAADEIDSIVNAIDTRGTHDIDAFVIIAGLGGGTGSGGSPVLARHLKRIYREPVYAVGLLPAPEEGRLYTYNAARSLSTLVNEADNVFVFDNSAWKNEGESVKNAYSRLNEEIVRRFGVLFRAGEVGKAGVGEMVVDSSEVINTLRGGGISSVGYAVTEVVSERTKKKKGFFGGLRGSIGKKEEASEEILTGEDKSAKVIALVRRAMLGRLTLPCDYSTAERALVLVAGNSSEMDRKGVEKAKSWVEENIAGVEVRGGDYPVDSNYVAAVVVLSTIGEAPRVRDLFEIAKQTKEEVIRSKEKRVSMFDEAGVDPLFE; encoded by the coding sequence ATGAGGGTATTTTTCATAGGGTTCGGTCAGGCTGGTGGTAAGGTCGTTGATATGTTTATCGAGCAGGATCGAAGATCCGGCTCGAATAACTTCAGGGGTATCGTCGTCAACACCGCCCGCACTGACCTGATGGGACTGAAGAACATCGAGATGAAGGACCGGATTCTGATCGGTCAGACCGTTGTGAAAGGGCATGGAGTGGGTACCGACAATGTCACCGGCGCCAGGATCGCCGCCGACGAGATCGACTCGATCGTCAACGCGATCGACACGCGGGGCACCCATGACATCGACGCCTTTGTCATCATCGCCGGTCTGGGGGGCGGTACGGGTTCGGGCGGTTCGCCGGTACTTGCCCGTCACCTGAAGCGGATCTACCGCGAACCGGTCTACGCCGTCGGTCTCCTTCCGGCCCCTGAGGAAGGAAGGCTGTACACCTACAACGCGGCCCGGAGTCTTTCGACGCTCGTCAACGAGGCAGACAACGTCTTTGTCTTCGACAATTCCGCCTGGAAGAATGAGGGCGAGAGTGTCAAGAATGCCTATTCACGGCTGAACGAGGAGATCGTCCGTCGGTTCGGTGTCCTTTTCCGGGCCGGCGAGGTCGGGAAGGCCGGCGTCGGCGAGATGGTCGTCGACTCCTCTGAGGTCATCAACACCCTGAGGGGCGGCGGGATCTCCAGCGTCGGGTACGCCGTCACTGAGGTGGTGAGCGAGCGGACAAAGAAGAAGAAGGGGTTCTTCGGCGGTCTGCGTGGGTCTATCGGGAAGAAAGAAGAGGCATCCGAGGAGATCCTCACCGGCGAGGACAAGTCGGCGAAGGTGATCGCACTGGTGCGGCGTGCGATGCTTGGCCGGCTCACCCTTCCCTGCGATTATTCGACGGCGGAGCGCGCCCTCGTCCTGGTGGCCGGGAACTCTTCCGAGATGGACCGCAAAGGTGTCGAGAAGGCGAAGAGCTGGGTCGAAGAGAACATTGCGGGTGTAGAAGTCCGTGGCGGGGACTATCCGGTGGACAGCAACTATGTCGCGGCGGTCGTCGTTCTCTCGACGATCGGGGAAGCGCCGAGGGTGCGTGACCTTTTCGAGATCGCAAAGCAGACGAAAGAAGAAGTCATCAGGTCAAAAGAGAAACGTGTTTCGATGTTTGATGAAGCCGGGGTAGACCCGTTGTTCGAGTGA
- a CDS encoding flippase activity-associated protein Agl23 — translation MSGGPALGSAKKIHQFLSFERIFFLILILAAVLRFAFLDLKLFHHDEAIHAWFSYKLLTEGTYLYDPSYHGPLLYYVTSGMFALFGDSDLVGRLVPALLGTLVVALVWPLHRLGYLDRRQTLVAAFFLAISPEMVYFSRFLRNDIFILFLTFVLLLALLLYFEREQLRWAALAGLATGLGLACKENMPIVLGIFGVYILYLLWSKKVPLPARWKRDLIVGTLVMAGVIVLFYSSFGAHPERVLTWIPDAVSHWWAMHEQERIGGPFFFYILLFILYELPIFILAAVGVGQFLRAGKTQGEKDSMYHLVRTSLQQAGLSVPEMRTFDKKEEFFRFCIVWMVLSLAAYAYIGEKVPWLILHQLLPMVFVATYAMTKRKALIALASVLFLAPVLWHVAYVPADVNEPIVQVQNSEDMREVMAFIDDANATAIASDRYWPLPWYYRGDKAEKISYYGRKIDESTFRSGKFDVVVTSDEDTYESLPGFEKRPYNLNYWFSWYDNKDRLLDYYFKRDGKMGNMRLEVFVRNTSAV, via the coding sequence GTGAGCGGCGGTCCGGCTCTGGGATCTGCCAAGAAAATCCATCAATTTCTCTCTTTTGAGAGAATTTTTTTTCTTATTCTGATACTTGCGGCCGTCCTGCGGTTCGCGTTTCTCGACCTCAAACTCTTCCATCATGACGAGGCGATCCACGCCTGGTTCTCATATAAACTCCTGACCGAAGGGACCTATCTCTACGATCCCTCATATCATGGTCCACTCCTGTATTATGTGACCTCAGGGATGTTCGCCCTCTTCGGAGACTCCGATCTGGTCGGGAGGCTGGTGCCCGCCCTCCTCGGCACGCTGGTCGTCGCCCTGGTCTGGCCGCTGCACCGACTCGGCTACCTCGACCGGAGGCAGACGCTGGTTGCGGCGTTCTTTCTTGCGATCTCTCCCGAGATGGTCTACTTCTCCCGCTTCCTCAGGAACGACATTTTCATCCTCTTCCTCACCTTCGTACTCCTGCTTGCCCTTCTTCTCTATTTCGAGAGAGAACAACTCCGCTGGGCGGCCCTCGCCGGACTTGCGACCGGGCTCGGCCTGGCATGCAAGGAGAACATGCCGATCGTCCTCGGGATCTTCGGGGTGTACATCCTCTACCTCCTCTGGTCGAAGAAGGTTCCCCTGCCGGCGAGATGGAAGCGCGACCTCATCGTCGGCACGCTTGTCATGGCGGGCGTCATCGTCCTCTTCTACTCCTCGTTCGGCGCCCATCCCGAACGGGTGCTCACCTGGATCCCCGACGCCGTCTCCCACTGGTGGGCGATGCACGAGCAGGAGCGGATCGGCGGACCGTTCTTCTTCTATATCCTCCTCTTCATCCTGTACGAACTCCCGATCTTCATCCTTGCCGCCGTCGGGGTCGGCCAGTTCCTCCGTGCCGGGAAGACCCAGGGAGAGAAAGACTCGATGTACCATCTGGTCAGAACCTCCCTGCAGCAGGCCGGACTCTCGGTCCCGGAGATGCGGACCTTCGACAAAAAAGAAGAATTTTTCAGGTTCTGCATCGTCTGGATGGTCCTCTCCCTCGCGGCGTACGCCTACATCGGCGAGAAGGTGCCCTGGCTCATCCTCCACCAGCTCCTCCCGATGGTCTTTGTCGCAACCTATGCGATGACGAAGAGGAAGGCCCTCATCGCCCTGGCATCGGTGCTCTTCCTGGCACCGGTCCTCTGGCATGTGGCCTATGTCCCGGCCGACGTGAACGAACCGATCGTGCAGGTCCAGAACTCCGAGGACATGCGGGAAGTGATGGCCTTCATCGACGACGCAAATGCTACCGCCATCGCCTCGGACCGCTACTGGCCGTTGCCCTGGTACTACCGGGGCGATAAAGCCGAAAAGATCAGTTATTACGGCCGAAAGATCGATGAAAGCACCTTCAGGTCTGGAAAGTTCGACGTGGTCGTCACCTCCGACGAGGACACGTACGAATCCCTGCCTGGCTTCGAGAAACGGCCCTATAACCTCAACTACTGGTTCTCGTGGTACGACAACAAGGACCGGCTGCTGGATTACTACTTCAAGAGAGACGGGAAGATGGGGAACATGCGTCTCGAGGTCTTTGTCAGGAATACAAGTGCGGTCTGA
- the rpsJ gene encoding 30S ribosomal protein S10 gives MQKARIRLSGTDYDKVEMVCDRIKEIAERTGVNLAGPIPLPTKKLVVPIRKSPDGEGTATWDRWQMRVHKRLIDIDADERALRQLMRIQVPKDIGIEIVLES, from the coding sequence ATGCAGAAAGCCAGAATACGCCTTTCAGGGACCGACTACGATAAAGTTGAGATGGTCTGTGACAGGATCAAGGAAATTGCAGAGAGGACAGGCGTGAATCTGGCAGGGCCTATCCCCCTCCCCACCAAGAAGCTGGTCGTTCCGATCAGAAAGAGCCCTGACGGAGAGGGTACTGCAACCTGGGATCGCTGGCAGATGCGGGTACACAAGCGCCTCATCGACATCGACGCCGACGAGCGTGCTCTCAGACAGCTGATGCGCATCCAGGTGCCCAAGGACATCGGCATCGAGATCGTGCTGGAGAGCTGA
- the tuf gene encoding translation elongation factor EF-1 subunit alpha yields the protein MATDKPHMNLAVIGHIDHGKSTTVGRLLFETGAVPAHIIETFRKEAEAKGKGSFEFAWVMDSLKEERERGITIDIAHKRFDTDKFYFTVVDCPGHRDFIKNMITGASQADAALLVVAAPDGVMEQTKEHVFLSRTLGINQLIVGVNKMDAANYDEKRYNEVKEQLSQLLKMVGFKPDDVPFIPMSSFEGANIAAKSDKTPWYNGPTVLEALNALKEPEKPTNLPLRLPIQDVYTISGVGTVPVGRVETGIMKKGDKVSFMPGNVNGEVKSVEMHHEEIPEALPGDNVGFNVRGVGKGDIRRGDVCGPVDAPPTVVEEFTAQIVVLQHPSALTVGYTPVFHCHTAQVACMFTELLSKLDPRTGQVKEQNPTFLKAGDAAIVKIKPTRPMVLENVKEIPQLGRFAVRDMGSTIAAGMCVAVQAKQMR from the coding sequence ATGGCAACTGATAAACCACACATGAACCTTGCTGTCATCGGGCACATCGACCACGGTAAGTCCACCACCGTCGGCCGTCTTCTGTTCGAGACAGGAGCCGTACCCGCGCACATTATTGAGACCTTCAGAAAGGAAGCCGAAGCCAAGGGCAAGGGCTCCTTCGAGTTTGCATGGGTCATGGACAGCCTGAAAGAGGAGCGCGAGCGCGGTATCACCATCGATATCGCCCACAAGCGCTTCGACACCGACAAGTTCTACTTCACCGTGGTAGACTGTCCGGGCCACCGTGACTTCATCAAGAACATGATCACCGGTGCATCCCAGGCCGACGCAGCACTGCTCGTCGTCGCCGCACCCGACGGGGTCATGGAGCAGACCAAGGAGCACGTCTTCCTTTCCAGGACCCTCGGTATCAACCAGCTCATCGTCGGTGTCAACAAGATGGACGCCGCCAACTACGATGAGAAGCGGTACAACGAGGTCAAGGAACAGCTCTCGCAGCTCCTCAAGATGGTCGGTTTCAAGCCCGACGACGTTCCGTTCATCCCGATGTCCTCCTTCGAGGGAGCAAACATCGCCGCGAAGTCCGACAAGACCCCATGGTACAACGGCCCGACGGTCCTTGAAGCCCTCAACGCTCTTAAGGAACCCGAGAAGCCGACCAACCTCCCGCTCCGTCTCCCGATCCAGGACGTCTACACCATCTCCGGTGTCGGTACCGTGCCTGTCGGTCGTGTCGAGACCGGTATCATGAAGAAGGGCGACAAGGTCTCCTTCATGCCCGGCAACGTCAACGGTGAGGTCAAGTCCGTCGAGATGCACCACGAAGAGATCCCCGAGGCACTGCCTGGCGACAACGTCGGGTTCAACGTCCGTGGTGTCGGCAAGGGCGACATCCGCCGTGGCGATGTCTGTGGTCCGGTCGACGCTCCGCCGACGGTCGTCGAGGAGTTCACCGCTCAGATCGTCGTGCTTCAGCACCCGAGCGCACTCACCGTCGGGTACACCCCGGTCTTCCACTGCCACACCGCACAGGTCGCCTGCATGTTCACCGAACTGCTCAGCAAGCTTGACCCCCGCACCGGCCAGGTCAAGGAGCAGAACCCGACCTTCCTCAAGGCCGGCGATGCAGCGATCGTCAAGATCAAACCGACCCGCCCGATGGTCCTTGAGAACGTCAAGGAGATCCCGCAGCTCGGTCGTTTCGCGGTCCGTGATATGGGCTCCACCATCGCGGCTGGCATGTGCGTTGCTGTCCAGGCCAAGCAGATGAGATAA
- a CDS encoding 4Fe-4S binding protein — protein MMRDRAIYKRGGVITERNPDFCAVRLRIPAGVLTAEKMAGIGEIAKKYADGEVHLTTRQTMEIPHVDPARLEEVGRDLEKNGTPLGSEYDEVVNVIACPGTAGCKYSNIETYSLARRIDEKVFGREMPIRMRISLSGCPNACTSPVLNEIGIVGRIRPLRTEGMCTGCGTCAEYCKEAAIVIKNGISELIPEKCVQCGICIQSCPFDLLKSEYRHYLITIGGRRGRHPNPGRELITVESEDDVVAVVERAVTWVYRKAWSGRHLADQLDEIDFESFRKGLQDEFNGGTSR, from the coding sequence ATGATGAGAGATCGGGCCATCTATAAAAGAGGCGGCGTGATCACCGAGCGCAACCCAGATTTCTGTGCGGTGCGGCTCAGGATCCCGGCAGGGGTTCTGACCGCCGAGAAGATGGCGGGCATCGGTGAGATCGCAAAGAAATATGCAGACGGCGAGGTCCACCTCACCACCCGCCAGACCATGGAGATCCCGCACGTCGACCCCGCCCGCCTGGAAGAGGTCGGCCGCGACCTGGAGAAGAACGGCACCCCCCTGGGATCCGAATATGACGAGGTCGTCAACGTCATCGCCTGCCCCGGCACCGCCGGGTGCAAGTACTCCAATATCGAGACCTACAGTCTGGCAAGAAGGATCGACGAGAAGGTCTTCGGCCGCGAGATGCCGATCAGGATGCGGATCTCTCTCTCCGGCTGCCCGAACGCCTGCACGAGCCCGGTCCTCAACGAGATCGGGATCGTCGGCCGCATCCGTCCCCTCAGGACCGAGGGTATGTGCACCGGCTGCGGGACCTGCGCCGAGTACTGCAAGGAGGCGGCGATCGTCATCAAGAACGGGATCTCCGAACTGATCCCTGAAAAGTGTGTCCAGTGCGGGATCTGTATCCAGTCCTGCCCCTTCGACCTCCTGAAGTCGGAGTACCGTCACTACCTCATCACCATCGGCGGGCGGCGCGGCCGGCACCCGAACCCGGGCCGGGAACTCATCACCGTCGAGAGCGAAGACGACGTCGTCGCGGTCGTCGAACGGGCGGTCACCTGGGTCTACCGGAAGGCGTGGAGCGGACGGCACCTGGCCGACCAACTCGACGAAATCGATTTTGAGTCCTTCCGCAAGGGATTACAGGACGAATTCAACGGCGGTACATCGAGGTAA
- the cobS gene encoding adenosylcobinamide-GDP ribazoletransferase, translating into MALDALRALFQFCTILPLGRPADFDAFARHTWLYPLAGYVVGGIAAGVALLLGGHPGLAATAAVAVAIIVSGANHFDGLLDLGDGLMAHGSREKRVTALTDRQIGAGGVACGLLTTLIAVEGLSAAWSVPFVILTAEVCAKLAMAWITALGAPFHDGIHAYLHGFAKKRFVIYALVPVLPLFLLPLGPALIGRALLVTALVVALLVGLATRLFGGVNGDVAGASNEITRAAVALALAL; encoded by the coding sequence ATGGCTCTCGACGCCCTCAGGGCACTCTTCCAGTTCTGCACCATCCTCCCCCTCGGACGGCCCGCAGACTTCGACGCCTTTGCCAGGCACACCTGGCTCTACCCCCTTGCGGGCTATGTGGTCGGCGGGATCGCGGCAGGCGTCGCCCTCCTCCTCGGCGGCCATCCCGGCCTTGCCGCGACCGCCGCCGTTGCTGTCGCAATCATCGTCTCGGGCGCCAACCACTTCGACGGCCTCCTCGACCTCGGCGACGGACTGATGGCCCACGGGAGCAGAGAGAAACGGGTCACCGCCCTCACCGACCGGCAGATCGGCGCAGGAGGCGTGGCATGCGGACTCCTCACCACCCTCATCGCGGTCGAGGGCCTCTCCGCGGCATGGTCGGTCCCCTTCGTCATCCTCACTGCGGAGGTCTGCGCAAAACTCGCGATGGCCTGGATCACTGCCCTCGGCGCCCCCTTCCATGACGGGATCCATGCCTACCTCCATGGGTTCGCAAAGAAGCGCTTTGTCATCTACGCCCTCGTCCCGGTCCTCCCGCTCTTCCTTCTCCCCCTCGGTCCGGCCCTTATCGGCAGGGCATTGCTGGTGACCGCTCTCGTCGTGGCCCTCCTCGTCGGCCTGGCCACCCGCCTCTTCGGCGGCGTGAACGGGGACGTCGCAGGCGCCTCAAACGAGATCACGCGGGCGGCCGTCGCCCTGGCCCTCGCACTCTAG